A DNA window from Stutzerimonas stutzeri contains the following coding sequences:
- the nusB gene encoding transcription antitermination factor NusB, which yields MSLNHDDSQDAPQPKAKGKIATRRVARSLAMQALYQWHMAGQSLNEIEAQFRVDNDFSGVDGSYFHELLTGVARSKSEVDGAIAPNLDRPLDELDPVELAILRLSTYELMQRIDVPYRVVINEGIELAKVYGATDGHKFVNGVLDKLAPSLRSAEVRNHKR from the coding sequence GTGAGCCTGAATCACGACGATAGTCAGGACGCCCCGCAGCCCAAGGCGAAGGGCAAGATCGCCACGCGCCGGGTTGCGCGCAGCCTGGCGATGCAGGCGTTGTATCAGTGGCATATGGCCGGCCAGAGCCTCAACGAAATCGAGGCGCAGTTCCGCGTCGACAACGATTTCTCCGGCGTGGACGGCAGCTACTTCCATGAGCTGTTGACCGGTGTTGCGCGCAGCAAGAGCGAAGTCGACGGTGCCATCGCGCCGAACCTCGACCGTCCGCTGGACGAGCTCGATCCGGTTGAACTGGCGATCCTGCGATTGTCCACCTACGAGCTGATGCAGCGCATCGATGTGCCCTATCGTGTGGTCATCAACGAAGGCATCGAGCTGGCCAAGGTTTACGGCGCTACCGACGGGCACAAGTTCGTCAACGGCGTGTTGGACAAGCTGGCCCCCTCGCTGCGCAGCGCCGAAGTGCGCAACCACAAGCGCTGA
- the ribH gene encoding 6,7-dimethyl-8-ribityllumazine synthase yields MPLKTIEGTFIAPQGKYALVVGRFNSFVVESLVSGAVDALVRHGVSENDITIIRAPGAFEIPLVAQKVAQQGEYDAIVALGAVIRGGTPHFEYVAGECTKGLAQVSMEFGVPVAFGVLTVDSIEQAIERSGTKAGNKGAEAALSALEMVSLLSQLEAK; encoded by the coding sequence ATGCCCCTGAAGACCATCGAAGGAACCTTCATCGCCCCGCAGGGCAAATACGCCCTGGTCGTTGGCCGCTTCAACAGCTTCGTCGTCGAAAGCCTGGTCAGCGGCGCGGTCGACGCGCTGGTTCGCCATGGCGTCAGCGAGAACGACATCACCATCATCCGTGCACCGGGTGCCTTCGAGATTCCGCTGGTCGCGCAGAAAGTCGCACAGCAGGGTGAATACGACGCCATCGTCGCCCTGGGCGCGGTCATTCGTGGCGGTACACCGCATTTCGAATACGTCGCCGGTGAATGCACCAAGGGCCTGGCCCAGGTTTCCATGGAGTTCGGCGTGCCGGTCGCCTTCGGCGTGCTGACTGTCGATTCCATCGAGCAGGCCATCGAGCGTTCCGGCACCAAGGCCGGCAACAAGGGCGCCGAAGCCGCACTCTCCGCGCTGGAAATGGTGAGCCTGCTGTCGCAGTTGGAGGCGAAGTGA
- the ribA gene encoding GTP cyclohydrolase II, whose product MSVVFVAASQLPTPFGVFTMHGFLDQDTGKEHVALTLGDVADGEPVLGRLHSECLTGDALFSLRCDCGFQLEAALRAISDEGRGVLLYLRQEGRGIGLLNKIRAYELQDAGADTVEANERLGFAPDMRDYGICLPMLEHLGIAEIKLMTNNPRKVKALQGFGIRVAERKPLQIAHNPHNRKYLATKAGKLGHMLGEIHQGEAEQS is encoded by the coding sequence GTGTCTGTCGTGTTCGTCGCCGCTTCCCAACTGCCGACGCCGTTCGGCGTGTTCACCATGCATGGTTTTCTCGACCAGGACACTGGCAAGGAGCATGTCGCGCTGACGCTCGGCGACGTGGCTGACGGCGAGCCGGTGCTGGGCCGCCTGCATTCCGAATGCCTGACCGGTGATGCCCTGTTCAGCCTGCGCTGTGACTGCGGCTTTCAGCTGGAAGCGGCACTGCGCGCGATTTCCGACGAGGGCCGCGGCGTGCTGCTTTATCTGCGTCAGGAAGGTCGTGGCATCGGCCTGCTGAACAAGATCCGCGCTTATGAACTGCAAGACGCCGGCGCCGATACCGTCGAGGCCAACGAGCGCCTCGGCTTCGCGCCTGACATGCGCGACTACGGCATCTGCCTGCCGATGCTCGAACATCTGGGCATTGCCGAAATCAAGTTGATGACCAACAACCCGCGCAAGGTCAAAGCGCTGCAGGGCTTCGGCATTCGCGTTGCCGAGCGCAAGCCGCTGCAGATCGCACACAATCCGCATAACCGCAAATACCTCGCGACCAAGGCTGGCAAGCTCGGCCACATGCTCGGCGAGATTCACCAGGGCGAAGCCGAGCAGTCGTGA
- a CDS encoding AAA family ATPase, protein MKILAIRLKNLASLAGEQIIDFTAEPLASAGLFAITGPTGAGKSTILDALCLALFGSTPRLDSVSPLNKVPDVEAEIGGGDERNLLRRGCGSGYAEVDFVGVDGHRYRARWEVKRAREKVDGRLQASSQSLTDLDSGTLLASGKKREFKELLEARLGLTLAQFTRAVLLAQSEFSAFLKADDNERGTLLEKLTDTGLYSRLGQAAFEAAKQAKESLTRLEQQAGGLQPMEPEQREVLKREHQAQLDELRKLQQQLKVLEAQQQWLSELQRLEGEHEAARQQLQDAEDERASLNEARRILDLFELLAPQRHRFLRQQELEPLLGKATDSLTRLQHEEKSLQQRLDTLQSQCEAAGSNLRAAEQARQTAEPRLAQARREEERLTHLNADLASIRAESAQADADAHTGEKTLKLLNEQQQRAAERLTTLTQQLKTSAALQPLCAAWGGYSRRLQQAVQLAARLQQGQGELPALEAQAKAAETQQNLAREALDSLQRERDSELGLAEQLAQLHRQLDEWRQAERETDALQQLWSQQLTLTASQRELAEAHSRQQAELDSLVPLGKQVRSERDAADQALKVILALLERQRLSRSANVEALRASLVSGEPCPVCGSDEHPWHQTDALVAGINQHDDSEAERARQALQEQDQRLQELRDRHVALSTQLRQTQQRQGEVEVQLQALAPRLLALPAHAQLLEQPETERSQWLEAQLTNLKDQIASASQRQQQLLALQQRSETLQQAWQAAREACVEATQQLARQRDALARDSQQLDEELQAFAELLPAEHLQRWRQNPAQSFMQLDASIATRLQQLQEQTELAEELRQCEQRRSDEQLQQRHRQEKQASCGARLTEREKLLLACQQALRTSLGEQASASAWQEQLDAAIQAARQAMAEIDQQLNDSKLNLTRLHGDQQNCQQRHAELEQERDALHTELAAWRASHQELDDATLAQLLHMDDQLITEARQRLQQNSENLTRCRERLDGCLNRLTLHKQQQAEAPDAEQLQQRHAEQLQRCEHADQRCAETRARLIDDDKRRSQSQALLAQIDAARAEHQRWGRIAALIGSSDGGAFRKIAQAYNLDLLAQHANVQLRQLARRYRLKRGGSPLGLLVLDTEMGDELRSVHSLSGGETFLVSLALALGLASMASSKLKIESLFIDEGFGSLDPESLQIAMDALDSLQAQGRKVAVISHVAEMHERIPVQIRVRRQGNGQSDLQIVGGPS, encoded by the coding sequence ATGAAAATCCTCGCCATTCGCCTGAAGAACCTGGCCTCGTTGGCCGGCGAGCAAATCATCGACTTCACCGCCGAACCCCTGGCCAGCGCCGGCCTGTTCGCCATTACCGGACCCACCGGTGCCGGCAAGAGCACCATTCTCGACGCCCTGTGCCTGGCACTGTTCGGCAGCACTCCCCGACTGGACAGCGTTTCTCCGCTGAACAAGGTCCCCGACGTCGAAGCAGAGATCGGCGGCGGCGACGAGCGCAACCTGCTGCGCCGCGGCTGCGGCAGCGGTTATGCCGAGGTGGACTTCGTCGGCGTCGACGGTCACCGCTACCGCGCCCGCTGGGAGGTCAAACGCGCCCGCGAAAAGGTCGACGGCCGCCTGCAGGCCAGCAGCCAGAGCCTCACCGATCTGGACAGCGGCACGCTGCTGGCCAGCGGCAAGAAGCGCGAGTTCAAGGAACTGCTCGAAGCCCGCCTGGGCCTGACCCTGGCGCAATTCACCCGCGCCGTGCTGCTGGCACAAAGCGAGTTTTCCGCCTTCCTCAAGGCCGACGACAACGAGCGCGGCACGCTGCTGGAAAAACTCACCGACACCGGCCTCTACAGCCGACTCGGTCAGGCCGCCTTCGAGGCCGCTAAGCAGGCAAAGGAAAGCCTCACCCGTCTGGAACAGCAGGCCGGCGGTCTGCAGCCCATGGAGCCAGAGCAGCGCGAAGTACTGAAACGCGAGCATCAAGCCCAGCTCGATGAACTGAGGAAGCTGCAACAACAACTCAAAGTGCTCGAAGCCCAGCAGCAATGGCTCAGTGAGCTGCAGCGCTTGGAAGGCGAGCACGAAGCCGCCCGCCAGCAACTGCAGGACGCCGAGGACGAGCGCGCGAGCCTGAACGAGGCCCGCCGTATCCTCGACCTGTTCGAACTGCTCGCGCCGCAGCGCCACCGATTCCTGCGCCAGCAGGAACTCGAGCCACTGCTGGGTAAGGCCACCGACAGCCTGACTCGTCTGCAGCACGAGGAGAAAAGCCTGCAGCAACGTCTCGACACATTGCAGAGCCAGTGCGAAGCAGCCGGCAGCAATTTGCGTGCGGCCGAACAGGCGCGCCAGACAGCTGAACCCAGGCTGGCCCAGGCACGCCGAGAAGAGGAACGCCTCACCCACCTGAACGCTGACCTCGCCTCGATCCGCGCCGAAAGCGCTCAAGCCGACGCCGACGCCCACACCGGCGAGAAAACGCTCAAACTGCTCAACGAACAGCAACAGCGCGCCGCCGAGCGGCTCACCACGCTGACCCAGCAACTGAAAACGAGCGCGGCGCTGCAACCGCTCTGTGCAGCCTGGGGCGGCTACAGTCGGCGCTTGCAACAGGCTGTCCAGCTGGCAGCACGCCTGCAGCAAGGTCAGGGCGAACTCCCGGCGCTGGAAGCGCAGGCCAAGGCCGCCGAAACCCAGCAAAACCTGGCGCGTGAGGCGCTGGATAGCCTGCAACGCGAGCGCGACAGCGAACTCGGGCTAGCCGAACAGTTGGCCCAGCTGCATCGCCAGCTCGACGAATGGCGCCAGGCCGAGCGCGAGACCGACGCGCTGCAACAGCTCTGGTCGCAGCAGCTCACGCTCACCGCCAGCCAGCGCGAATTGGCCGAGGCCCACAGCCGCCAGCAGGCCGAACTGGACAGCCTGGTGCCGCTGGGCAAACAGGTCCGCAGCGAACGCGATGCTGCCGACCAAGCGCTGAAGGTCATCCTCGCCCTGCTCGAACGCCAGCGCCTGTCGCGTAGCGCGAATGTCGAAGCCCTGCGCGCGTCGCTGGTTTCGGGGGAGCCCTGTCCGGTCTGCGGCAGCGACGAGCACCCCTGGCATCAGACCGATGCGCTGGTCGCAGGCATCAACCAGCACGATGACAGCGAGGCCGAGCGCGCGCGCCAGGCGCTGCAGGAGCAGGATCAGCGTCTGCAGGAGCTGCGTGATCGGCATGTCGCGCTCAGCACGCAGTTGCGCCAGACGCAACAACGCCAGGGCGAAGTCGAGGTGCAGTTGCAGGCCCTGGCGCCGCGCCTGCTCGCCCTGCCCGCCCACGCACAATTGCTTGAGCAGCCGGAAACCGAGCGTTCGCAATGGCTGGAAGCGCAGCTGACCAATCTCAAGGACCAGATCGCCAGCGCCAGTCAGCGTCAGCAGCAACTGCTCGCCCTGCAACAGCGCAGCGAAACCCTGCAGCAGGCCTGGCAGGCCGCACGCGAAGCCTGTGTCGAGGCGACTCAGCAACTCGCCCGCCAGCGCGATGCCCTCGCCCGCGACAGCCAACAGCTCGACGAGGAACTGCAGGCCTTCGCCGAACTGCTGCCCGCCGAGCACCTGCAGCGCTGGCGCCAAAACCCAGCGCAAAGCTTTATGCAGCTGGACGCCAGCATCGCCACGCGGCTGCAGCAACTGCAGGAGCAGACCGAACTGGCCGAGGAGCTGCGCCAGTGCGAGCAGCGCCGCAGCGACGAACAGTTGCAACAGCGCCATCGCCAGGAGAAACAGGCAAGCTGCGGCGCGCGGCTGACCGAGCGCGAGAAGCTGCTGCTGGCCTGCCAACAGGCGTTGCGTACCAGCCTTGGCGAACAAGCCAGCGCCAGTGCCTGGCAAGAGCAACTGGACGCAGCGATCCAGGCTGCCCGCCAGGCCATGGCCGAGATCGATCAGCAGCTCAACGACAGCAAGCTCAACCTGACCCGTCTGCACGGCGACCAGCAGAACTGCCAGCAGCGCCACGCTGAACTGGAACAGGAACGCGATGCCCTGCACACCGAGCTGGCGGCTTGGCGCGCCAGCCATCAGGAGCTGGACGATGCCACCCTCGCCCAGCTGCTGCACATGGATGACCAGCTGATTACCGAGGCGCGCCAGCGCTTGCAGCAGAACAGTGAAAACCTGACCCGCTGTCGCGAGCGTCTCGACGGTTGCCTCAATCGCCTGACGCTACATAAACAGCAGCAGGCCGAAGCGCCGGATGCCGAACAGCTGCAACAGCGCCATGCCGAGCAACTGCAGCGGTGCGAGCATGCCGATCAGCGCTGCGCGGAAACCCGTGCCAGGCTGATCGACGATGACAAACGCCGCAGCCAGAGCCAGGCGCTGCTCGCCCAGATCGACGCCGCACGGGCCGAGCACCAGCGCTGGGGGCGCATCGCCGCGCTGATCGGCTCGAGCGACGGCGGAGCCTTCCGCAAAATCGCCCAGGCCTACAACCTCGACCTGCTGGCGCAGCATGCCAATGTGCAATTGCGCCAACTGGCGCGCCGCTACCGCCTCAAGCGCGGCGGCAGCCCGCTGGGGTTGCTGGTGTTGGATACCGAGATGGGTGACGAGCTGCGCTCGGTGCATTCGCTGTCCGGCGGCGAGACCTTCCTCGTCTCGCTGGCCTTGGCGCTCGGCCTGGCGTCGATGGCTTCGAGCAAGCTGAAGATCGAGTCGCTGTTCATCGACGAAGGCTTCGGCAGCCTAGACCCCGAGTCGCTGCAGATCGCCATGGACGCGCTGGATTCACTGCAGGCCCAGGGCCGCAAGGTGGCGGTGATTTCCCACGTGGCGGAAATGCACGAGCGCATCCCGGTGCAGATTCGCGTGCGCCGGCAGGGTAATGGGCAGAGTGATCTGCAGATTGTTGGAGGGCCGTCATAA
- a CDS encoding retropepsin-like aspartic protease family protein, protein MRSIHVLCASLLLLPALAQAAPMVQVVGLFPGAAVVNVDGQRKLVKVGQTGPGGVQVVSADASGAVLRVDGVERHYNLSREYSGAYATPSKTQLSVAKGAGGHYWIAGTINGQPIQFLVDTGATSVAINEHQARRLGIDYRVDGRPMVVSTASGTAKAWRVHLSSVKVGAIEVIGVEAVVVEGGSPTEALLGMSFLGRVSWREEQGVLVLESKTS, encoded by the coding sequence ATGCGTAGCATCCACGTTCTGTGTGCCAGCCTGTTGCTGCTGCCTGCTCTGGCGCAAGCAGCGCCCATGGTGCAGGTGGTCGGGCTGTTTCCGGGTGCCGCGGTGGTCAATGTCGACGGCCAACGCAAGCTGGTCAAGGTCGGCCAGACCGGCCCAGGCGGCGTGCAGGTGGTCAGTGCCGATGCCAGCGGTGCGGTGCTGCGCGTCGATGGCGTTGAGCGTCACTACAACCTGAGCCGCGAATACAGCGGGGCCTACGCCACGCCAAGCAAGACCCAGCTGAGCGTGGCCAAGGGCGCCGGCGGCCATTACTGGATCGCCGGTACGATCAATGGCCAGCCGATCCAGTTTCTCGTCGATACCGGTGCTACCTCGGTCGCGATCAACGAACATCAGGCGCGCCGACTGGGCATCGACTATCGGGTCGACGGCCGGCCGATGGTGGTGAGCACTGCCAGCGGTACCGCTAAGGCCTGGCGCGTGCATCTCAGCAGCGTCAAGGTCGGTGCGATCGAGGTGATCGGTGTGGAGGCGGTGGTTGTCGAAGGTGGCTCGCCCACCGAGGCGCTGCTTGGCATGAGCTTCCTCGGCCGCGTCAGCTGGCGCGAGGAGCAGGGCGTGCTGGTGCTGGAATCGAAGACGTCCTGA
- a CDS encoding cobalamin-binding protein: protein MRRLLLAALVSLATLPALAAERVVSLAPSLSEIMLELDAADRLVGVLDGGERPTALQSVPSVGRYGQVEMETLLSLQPDLVLLWPDSVPRSQREQLQQFGIPVLVVEQTHLEGLAEQFVVVGNAVGRAEQGERLAEQFRAGLAELRMSYARERSLRVFYQVWNQPLYTLGGQQIISEAIEVCGGRNVFADLTLAAPQVSIEAVLARDPEVILAGSGAQLDEWKAWPQLSAVRSGRLLEVPDKGLERPSFQMLGAIGKLCEVMAAAP, encoded by the coding sequence ATGCGACGTCTGCTGCTAGCCGCGCTGGTTTCTCTGGCGACGCTACCTGCGCTGGCCGCCGAACGTGTTGTGAGCCTGGCGCCATCGCTCAGCGAAATCATGCTCGAACTCGACGCCGCCGACCGGCTGGTCGGTGTGCTGGACGGCGGTGAGCGGCCCACTGCGCTGCAGTCCGTACCGTCTGTGGGGCGCTATGGGCAGGTGGAAATGGAAACCCTTCTCAGCTTGCAACCTGATCTGGTGCTGCTCTGGCCGGACAGCGTTCCGCGCAGCCAGCGCGAGCAGCTGCAACAATTCGGCATCCCCGTCTTGGTTGTCGAGCAAACCCATCTTGAAGGCCTGGCCGAGCAGTTCGTCGTGGTCGGCAATGCGGTGGGTCGCGCCGAACAAGGCGAACGCCTGGCCGAACAGTTTCGTGCAGGCCTCGCCGAGCTACGCATGAGCTATGCCCGCGAGCGTTCGCTACGGGTGTTCTATCAGGTCTGGAACCAGCCGCTGTATACCCTCGGCGGACAGCAGATCATCAGCGAAGCCATTGAAGTCTGTGGCGGCCGGAACGTCTTTGCCGACCTGACCCTGGCAGCGCCGCAGGTCAGCATCGAGGCTGTGCTCGCCCGCGACCCGGAGGTGATCCTCGCTGGCAGCGGCGCGCAGTTGGATGAATGGAAGGCCTGGCCACAGCTCAGTGCCGTGCGCAGCGGTCGGCTGCTTGAAGTGCCCGACAAGGGACTGGAGCGGCCGAGCTTCCAGATGCTGGGTGCGATCGGGAAGCTCTGCGAGGTGATGGCGGCGGCGCCCTGA
- a CDS encoding phosphatidylglycerophosphatase A family protein: protein MTDSSPVAAKPQSLVWSNPWHNLAFGFGSGLMPKAPGTWGSLVALPFVPLWQLLPGWGYLLMLGVTMLFGVWLCGKVARELGVHDHEGIVWDEFVGIWITFWLVPEGWYWILLGFVIFRVMDIAKPWPISWVDRHIHGGIGIMLDDILAGIAAWAVMQGLVALLV from the coding sequence TTGACTGACTCCTCACCGGTCGCGGCCAAGCCGCAAAGCCTGGTCTGGTCCAATCCCTGGCACAACCTGGCGTTCGGCTTCGGTTCGGGGCTCATGCCCAAGGCCCCGGGCACCTGGGGTTCGCTGGTGGCGCTGCCGTTCGTGCCACTGTGGCAGCTGCTGCCGGGCTGGGGTTATCTGCTGATGCTCGGCGTGACCATGCTGTTCGGTGTCTGGCTGTGCGGCAAGGTAGCCCGCGAGCTCGGCGTGCACGACCACGAAGGCATCGTCTGGGATGAGTTCGTCGGTATCTGGATTACCTTCTGGCTAGTGCCGGAAGGCTGGTACTGGATACTGCTCGGTTTCGTCATCTTCCGCGTGATGGACATCGCCAAACCCTGGCCGATCAGCTGGGTCGATCGCCACATCCATGGCGGCATCGGGATCATGCTCGATGACATCCTCGCCGGTATCGCCGCCTGGGCCGTCATGCAGGGGCTGGTGGCGCTGTTGGTTTGA
- the thiL gene encoding thiamine-phosphate kinase — protein MLGEFELIRHYFAAAACARAGGEVVLGIGDDCALLQIPAGEQLAVSTDTLVAGVHFSDPCNPFLLGRRALAVAASDLAAMGAAPIGFTLALTLPAGDPLWLAELARGLDSMALDCSLRLIGGDTTRGPLSLTVTVFGRVPAGQALLRSGAQVGDLLCVGGVLGEAAGALPLVLGQAAADPDIAEHLLARYWSPQPQLALGEALRDKATAALDISDGLLADCGHIAKASAVALQIERDRLPLSEPLRRFAGEAEALRCALAGGDDYLLAFTLPPAELPALLEAGWPLHVIGRVEAGQGVQLLDAAGNEVAVSERGYNHFNG, from the coding sequence TTGCTGGGTGAGTTCGAGCTGATCCGTCATTACTTTGCTGCCGCCGCTTGTGCCAGGGCTGGCGGCGAAGTCGTTCTCGGCATCGGCGACGATTGTGCCCTGCTGCAGATTCCGGCCGGCGAGCAACTCGCCGTGTCCACCGACACCCTGGTTGCTGGGGTGCATTTTTCCGATCCCTGCAATCCCTTCCTGCTCGGCCGGCGAGCGCTAGCCGTGGCTGCCAGTGATCTCGCCGCCATGGGTGCCGCGCCCATCGGTTTCACCCTTGCGTTGACCCTGCCTGCCGGTGACCCACTCTGGCTGGCGGAACTCGCCCGTGGTCTGGATTCGATGGCGCTTGATTGCAGCCTGCGTTTGATTGGTGGCGACACCACCCGTGGTCCACTGAGCCTGACTGTGACGGTGTTCGGCCGGGTCCCGGCCGGGCAGGCGCTGCTTAGATCCGGCGCGCAGGTCGGCGATCTGCTCTGCGTGGGCGGTGTGCTCGGTGAGGCGGCCGGGGCGTTGCCGCTGGTGCTTGGCCAGGCCGCAGCCGACCCAGACATCGCCGAACACCTGCTGGCGCGCTACTGGTCGCCACAACCACAGCTGGCCTTGGGCGAGGCGCTGCGAGACAAAGCCACCGCAGCGCTGGATATCTCCGACGGGCTGCTGGCCGATTGCGGGCATATCGCCAAGGCTTCGGCTGTTGCGCTGCAGATCGAGCGTGATCGCCTGCCGCTGTCCGAACCTTTGCGGCGTTTCGCCGGTGAGGCCGAAGCGTTGCGCTGCGCGCTGGCCGGCGGTGATGACTACCTGTTGGCCTTCACGCTGCCGCCCGCTGAACTGCCTGCACTGCTCGAGGCCGGTTGGCCGCTCCATGTCATTGGCCGGGTAGAGGCGGGGCAGGGTGTGCAACTGCTCGATGCGGCGGGCAACGAAGTGGCCGTGTCCGAACGCGGTTACAACCATTTCAATGGGTAA
- a CDS encoding TonB-dependent receptor domain-containing protein — MKLSRLALAVALLPGVHAYAADLSREEALKLSDTVVSANREPQRRSQTPAATTVFNREDIERLQVRSVVELLERVPGASITRTGGAGSQTGLFLRGTSSTQTLVLVDGQRIAATSSGTSSLEFLSPDQIERIEVVRGPRSALYGSDAIGGVVQIFTRQGSGQGLAPAVRFGVGSNGTFERSLNLSGGNGQTRFNLGAALDETQGIDATRDSFGANGDDDAYRNRSLSLNLAHRFNDRFEAGISALDQRGEIEFDDTFEGFQPTVDFQLSSISGFVDAELNDVWNSRVEVGHSEDKRDTGNDSPLAPDYVFHSYSTYRDSASWVNTLQLDPAHQLLLGADWHEDQLHSSSDFAQDSRWNQAAFIQHRYTSNAFSTEIGLRHDKNEQYGSENTWNAALTVPLDTRNDVVVSYSEGFRAPTFNELYDSRFGNPDLTPEKSKSYEFQWRNRYSDSGSLELSLYRTDIQDAIVSDASWIPQNVQTARINGLEATLRQDVFGWQASLAAGLMDPRDRDSGHTLARRAKRTLSLDLDRRLGEFSVGASWRAVSGRYDDADNTIELGGYGLLGLRGSWQTNSEVKLDLKLNNLFDKDYAETTYSTANGRYGYNTEGRTALFAVTWTPSL, encoded by the coding sequence ATGAAACTGTCCCGACTTGCCCTGGCCGTGGCGCTGCTGCCTGGCGTTCACGCATATGCGGCCGATCTGTCGCGAGAAGAAGCGCTTAAGCTCTCCGACACGGTGGTCAGCGCAAACCGCGAACCACAGCGACGCAGCCAGACCCCGGCGGCTACCACCGTTTTCAACCGCGAAGATATCGAGCGGCTGCAGGTCCGCAGCGTCGTCGAGCTGCTAGAACGTGTGCCGGGCGCAAGCATTACCCGCACAGGCGGAGCAGGCAGCCAAACCGGCCTGTTTCTTCGCGGTACCTCCAGTACCCAGACCCTGGTTCTGGTCGATGGTCAGCGCATCGCAGCAACCTCCAGCGGCACCAGCAGCCTCGAATTTCTCAGCCCCGATCAGATCGAACGGATCGAAGTCGTGCGCGGCCCGCGGTCTGCGCTGTATGGCTCGGATGCCATCGGCGGGGTGGTACAGATCTTCACTCGCCAAGGCAGCGGTCAGGGGCTTGCGCCTGCGGTCCGCTTCGGCGTGGGAAGCAACGGCACATTCGAACGCAGCCTGAACCTCTCCGGTGGGAATGGCCAGACTCGCTTTAACCTGGGGGCCGCGCTGGATGAAACCCAAGGTATCGACGCTACGCGCGATAGCTTCGGCGCCAATGGCGATGACGACGCTTACCGCAATCGTTCGCTTAGCCTGAATCTTGCGCACCGCTTTAATGATCGGTTCGAGGCGGGTATCAGCGCACTGGATCAGCGAGGCGAAATTGAGTTCGACGACACCTTCGAGGGCTTTCAGCCGACCGTGGATTTCCAGCTGAGCAGCATCTCCGGGTTCGTTGACGCCGAACTCAATGATGTCTGGAACAGTCGCGTCGAGGTCGGGCACAGCGAGGACAAGCGGGACACTGGAAACGACAGCCCACTGGCTCCTGACTATGTGTTTCACAGCTACTCGACCTATCGTGACTCAGCCAGCTGGGTAAACACGCTTCAGCTCGATCCGGCTCATCAGTTGTTGCTCGGTGCCGATTGGCATGAGGACCAACTGCACAGTTCGAGCGACTTTGCCCAGGATTCACGCTGGAACCAGGCAGCCTTCATCCAGCACCGCTATACCAGCAATGCGTTCTCTACAGAGATTGGCCTGCGCCACGACAAGAACGAACAGTACGGAAGCGAGAACACTTGGAACGCGGCGCTAACCGTACCGCTGGATACCCGCAACGACGTGGTCGTGTCCTACAGCGAGGGCTTCCGCGCCCCGACATTTAACGAACTGTACGACTCTAGGTTCGGAAACCCGGACCTTACGCCCGAAAAATCCAAGAGCTATGAGTTCCAATGGCGCAATCGCTATAGCGACAGCGGGTCGCTGGAATTGTCGCTGTACCGCACTGACATTCAGGACGCCATCGTCTCGGACGCCTCCTGGATCCCTCAGAATGTCCAGACCGCACGGATCAACGGCCTGGAGGCCACCCTCCGGCAGGACGTGTTCGGTTGGCAGGCTAGCCTCGCGGCCGGCCTGATGGACCCACGCGATCGCGATAGCGGTCATACACTCGCCCGTCGCGCCAAGCGCACGCTAAGCCTGGATCTGGACCGGCGGCTGGGCGAGTTTTCGGTGGGCGCTAGCTGGAGAGCCGTCAGCGGCCGCTATGACGACGCCGACAATACCATCGAGCTGGGCGGCTACGGCCTGCTTGGCTTACGTGGCAGTTGGCAGACCAACTCGGAGGTGAAGCTGGACCTGAAGCTGAACAACCTGTTCGACAAGGACTATGCGGAAACCACCTACAGCACCGCCAACGGCCGCTACGGATACAACACCGAAGGCCGCACCGCGCTATTCGCCGTCACCTGGACGCCCTCGCTCTAA